Part of the Triticum urartu cultivar G1812 chromosome 2, Tu2.1, whole genome shotgun sequence genome, gtagtgagtgcatcgagctcgtaaacatgcctacttgatatctgttttcagcatgctccagttttcactaagtctgagaactgattatgtttttgccatgttcacatgcttgcaaatgtattttctgaccccttttggctcaaggtcactaagggacttttgttaagctctttgagtagctccatgccatgctttactttgccatgttcaggtcttgtagaatgtagttttgttgctccaaagagtgctatctgatctgaaattccagacaagtgttaatttcataagtctgagatctgtttaccatatgcatttttgccatgcttgtttgaacctgttaatggatgaattggccgtagctcagtgctagacttttgttaagcatcttgaatgcatccctgccatgtattttgttgtcatgtttgggtgctatagcatgttcatcttgttgcatttagatggctacttgctgtaaatcgcagaacatggccatatttgaatcgcttgccatttccaaaccgtaactccgattccggcgttctttatattgttttcaagcgatttcatctcatctttccagtggcacacttggatttccaagttgaggccaggttcatgcattccttgtcacatcttgcatatgcatctcgcatcgcatcccgcatagcataccatgtttgcatcatattgtttgatccttgcacgtggttgattgtgtccttgttgcttgtttgtattgtttgggtagagccgggagacgagttcgctaacaaggagcccgttgagtttgctttcgaggatccagtcaactctgacaacattgcaggcaagatgatcataccctcgaaatcactactatctttgctttgctagatgctcgctcttttgctatgccaatgctatgatgcctaccacttgttttcaagcctcccaaattgccatgtcaaacctctaatcCACCATGCCCTAgaaaaccattgattggctatgttaccgctttgctcagcccctcttatagcgttgctagttgcaggtgaagattggagaccgttccttgttggaacattattttactggttgggatatcattattttgccatgttatcttaatgcatatatatacttggtaaagggtggaaggctcggcctctcgcctaatgttttgttccactcttgccgccctagtttccgtcatatcggtgttatgttcccggattttgcgttccttacgcggttgggttataatgggaaccccttgatagttcaccttgattaaagcttttccagtaatgcccaaccttggttttaccatttgccacctagcctcttcttcccttgggtttctggagcccgagggtcatcttattttagcccccccgggccagtgctcctctgagtgttggtccgaactagagtcctgtgcagcgccccctcggggaaactcaaggtttggttttagttgtatgaagagctcatctgagtgtgccctgagaacgagatatgtgcagctcctatcgggatttgtcggcacattcggcggtgttgctggtcttgttttaacctgtcgaagtgtcttgaagaaccaaggtactgagtctgatcggaacgtctcgggaggaggtctattccttcgttgaccgtgagagcttgtcatgggttaagctgggactcccctgcagggatttgaattttcgaaagtcatgcccgcggttatgggcagatgggaatttgttaacgtccggttgtagataacttgaaccttaacttaattaaaatgaatcaacagtgtgagttaccgtgatggcctcttctcggcagagtccgggaagtggacacggtgttggagtattGCTTGCCACAGGTTGCCCTCTTTAGTTATgcgttcgtgctttgcctcctcttctcgctctcttttgcgaacaggatagccaccatatatgctagtcgcttgctgcagctccacacatatttaccttgccttacctataagcttaaataatcttgatcgcgagggtgcgagattgctgagtccctgtggctcacagattactattaaatccagatgcagggcctgatgattccgctccaggtgacgcgcttgagctcaagtgggagttcgacgaggactctcaacgatactatgtgtctttccctgatgatcagtagtggtgcccagttggggtgatcgggaccgtgtcgcatgttgtgttatcttttattttggcgccgtagtcgggccatgagtgtttggatgatgtaatgttatttatgtacttgattgatgtggcgagtgtaagccaactatgttatctccccttttattatctatattacatgggatgttgtgatgattgcctaacttgctacatatgccttcaatgcgattatgcctctaagtcgtgcctcgacacgtgggagatatagtcgcatcgagggtgttacagcatAATGCAAGGGTTTTTCGTAACACCGCTGCTACGACGATGATGCTAGTCGCGAAGATAAAAGAGGAGGCCCATCTTTGGGCTATTGCTTGTGCCACGCACTTGAGTATTGTAATGCCGCGAGAGTAGATATTTGTCTCCCACTTTGCGGTTATTTGTCTTAAACCTTCTCCCTTAATCAATGAATATGGTAAATCTTTTGCCTTGTTTTAAAAAAATCCACAGGAAACCTGTTAGGCCTCAAATCTGCAAAGATAAACTACGATAATTTCACCTCAAAAAAATGCATCAAATTGGGAAGCCAGGAGCCAGAGATAACGATGGGGTTAGAGATGTCACCTAGTCCTAGGAGGCAAGTATGAGATTGTTAGAGGACGGCGCGAATCGAACACTAGAGACAGCGCCGGCGCCGGCCGCCAGCCCACGCCTTGTCGTCGCACAGTCTTAGAAAGGCCTGCCTGCCGACGCGACGTGTTGGCCAGCTGGCCACTGCGAGGAAGAGGTTGCCGCGTGACCCGGCGTTGTAGCTCCTATTTGTCTTGCCCGGGCGCCACAATAGAAGATGGACTTGCAGTGcaaaaatagaagaaaaaaatagtCCTTAGCCGTCATATCATGGATGGATGGCATGGGTTCTCATGGAGGGATCCCAGGCCACTTTTTTTGCGAGAAGATTACGATTTCATAGATAGTTCGATCTTACAGAAAAGCTTAGAAAATAGTAGATAATACAAAGGAGTCCTTCTGAGCTCTAGCATCGTCGGCATCCCGAAAGAGAGGAATACGCGCTGCCGCCTGCGCTCGTCCATGCGCCTTGGATCGACGAAATCATCCCCATGGCAACCGGAAAGTCCTCACTCACCGCCTCTAGAGAGGTAACGCCCAGGAACATCGGCTCCGCCGCGAACCACCATGTCGTCATCTTCGAGATCTTCACATCCCTGATCCGCCGCCCCGCGAGATCTGACTGGGGAAGGAAGCACAACACAAATCCGTTGATTCGCGAGTGCTGGGGAAGCAGGTGCACCACCACGGAGCTCCATCGAGCATCGGAGTCGAAGGGGACGCGCACATGCAACAAAAACCACACCAGCGACTCCATCACCTCCTCATCGCCGCCATTACAGCCGCGAGACGAGGACCCCCCGCCCTCCCGCCGCCAAAGCGGCAGACGGAGGGCGAGGGATCCGGCGCAACAGCGGCGTTGAGGTGGGTCGACTGGGAGATGTAAAAAGCCGCCCCTCTTCTTCGGACGGGAGAGGGAGAGAAACGTCCAGACTCGTCTCAACACGATCCCAGGCCACTTAAATGGACATTTTATGAAGAAAAAAACCTAGTGACAGTTAGATATAAACAAAACTTTGCAATAACCACCTCAAATACTTCATCTCCCTCTCCAATCATTCTGTCCAGCGACCATTTATCGTACATCTGCGCATCGATGATGCCCacaacccttttagtcttataaAACGTTGCACGCATCTATTGCATAAAATCATGTAGGGAGTATATTTCAGTGCATTAGTGGATTGTACAACATCACTAACTATGCAAGGAAGTTGTACATGTTTGTCCCTAAGGAGGGGTTGGTCTAGGAGGCTTGTTACCGCTGAGGAGGGGATCACGTTTGGAGAAGAAGGATGTGAGATGCAAAGTAACCAGAACCGAGGGGCCTTTTAGCTAATTTTCTGTACAAATCGCTCGGCCATAATCTGTACTATTCATCTTCAACCAGAAGGCCCAGATTGATTTTTCTATTCTTTCACATGAAGCACAGTTTCTATTCTAGTGTTTCCCGGCAGGGAGGGGGACAGGATCATGTTCGACTAGGTTACGGAACCAGCCACCGACCATTGGACAGACTCCGGATCAAGTACATATCATGTGATTGCTAATTCAATTCGATCAAAACAGATACATATTACTACTAGTATAAATATAAGGGGTGGGTTGTGAAAAGAAAGAAATCACCTCAAGAATCGAATCTACACCAGGGCACCAAGAAATTGTAATTTAATATCGATCTTGTTGAGCGCATCGACGTGCACAGCGGAGTGGGAGCAGGGGGAGCACTTGTTCAAGATCTCCGACTACAGCATTCACACGGGCATGGGCGTCGGCTGCTACATCGAGTCGTCATGGTTCACTGTTGGCGGCCATTACTGGTGCCTCCATTATTACCCGGACGGGTCTACGGAAGATGGCAAGGACGACATAGTGGTCGCTCTGGAGCTGATGGAGCTGGACCAGAAGGCATTCAAGGCACGGGTATCCTTCACAATCAGCTTGTTCCACTGTACAACTAAGCGGTTTTCTCTTTCTTTGTCGGTGGCCCTGTCGGCCAATCTTCCCAATCCAGACTACTTTGTCACGCACAATATAAACAGAGGCGAGATGGAAGCATCGGGCTATGTTGTTGACGATCGTCTCACTATCAAATGCGCCTTGACTGTCATCAAGGAGCCATATGTTATCGAGGAGGAGGCCCATGTTGAGGAGGAGGCGCCACCGTCCGAAATCATGGACCAACTCGGGAAGCTGCTAGAGGCAAAGGAGGGTGTGGATGTGACACTCGAGGTTCAAGGAGTGAAATTTCCAGCCCACAAGCTCGTGCTAGCGATGCGGTCTCCGGTTTTCAAGGCGATGCTCTATGGACCGATGATGGAGAAGGATTCAAGCCGCATCGCCATTAACAACATGCAACCTGATGTCTTCAAGTTTCTGCTCCACTTCATATATAACAATTCATTGCCCGCGGTCATGGGCGACGACTTGCTAGATGAAGACAATAAGAGAGAGGTTACCAGACACCTGCTTGTGGCTGCAGATCACTATGGCATGGAAAGATTGAAGCTTATGTGCGAAAGCATCCTCTGCAAAGACCTCAATGCCGAGTCCCTTGCAACTACATTGGCTTTGGCCAGTCAACATAGTTGTTCTCGGCTACAAGATGCTTGCATTCGATTTATTGCATCATCATCTACTAAAATAGATGATGTGGTGGCAAGCAAAGGGTACAATCGGCTCAAAAGAACTTGTCCGGATACCGTAACGGAGATGTGGGAAAAAGCAAGTAGGCTCTGCAAAACCTAAGGATTGTTACTTTATGCTCATCTTAACTACTCATCCTTTTTTATAAAGAGTACTTACTTTTTTCCCAATAATTCTCCGTGGCCTTCTAGTGCTCACAtttgtttgatgatatttttcttttagaaaaaggaggatgacccctgGCCTCTGCATCCGGGCGATGCATGCGgtcactttattaattattctcacaagaccttacaaagtcatacaacaataatactaaagccaccgtctaggcaacatctgtcgctactcctatccaatTGATGAAGGGACGCTGAAAATCTGGGCCTAATGCCAACCAgacctcgcagccaaacctaacatctaagagCTGAGGtctcaaccaggacgcctgctgGGTACGTATGGGGCACCCACCAGTCCAgcgcactcctcaaccaggacgcctgccgggtatgaggccgccgcagccatcTGCCACCTATCCATCTTTAGTGACATACTGCTGCATTAACCTTGCCCGGTCTAActgccgtcgacgccaccacgatgCCAGACAACGCCACCATCCTGCGCTCGTCCATCATCACACGCCCACCGGCGACACTCCGCTGCTCCATGCCGCTGAGACCCACCATAGTCGACGTGTCAGATACCACGTCGCTCCTCCTCTTGTCCCCTCCAGCCAACACTtgctccaaaacgatgcccccAGGAAGGAGAACGACATCGAAAAGTCGCCATCGTCTGATCCGGTAtatccagatctagggtttcccccagaACCTTCTGATCAGGTTGACGTGACCTGCAACGACGATGTCTTAAGAAGGGAACGACGTCCGAGACGCCGCCATCGTCTGCCATGATCGCAGTCAAGCATGATTTTCATCGGAAGCCACGTCGTCCCGATCTCGCGGTTGGCTGGAACCGAGCGGAGTCTCGCCATGAAGACGAACGCTGATGTCGGTAAACCGGCGGAAATCCGACGTCTCCTCATTGGTCCCTCCACGTGCCACCGGTTGGCTAAAGGCCACCCCGCGGCGGATCCGATCGGGGTTGGATCCGCAGTCGCCACCGCCACCATCTCCGCGCAGATCAGGCACCCCGTCTTATGGGGCGCTGCCAGCGCCGTCATCCATCGCAAGGTCTCCGCTCCACCGGCAGATGGCGCTTCGGCCACCGCCGCACGACAAGGGATCGCCGCCCCAGCCGCCGCCTTCGGATCCCAGGAGAAGGGCCACCACTGCCGCCTCCGACAGGATCTCGCCGCGTCCACCCGCCCAGGTGCCTTCGGCGTCGGGCCCGCCGCCACCACGGTCCTCACCGGCGGTAGCGGCGGCAGAGGGAAGCGCGAGAGGAGGCCTGCGGCGCTAGGGTTCGGGGGGCCCCTGGCGTCGCCTAGGGGGAGGCGACGCGAGGGGGAGCAACTCCGACTCTAGAAAGATAAAGTGAGGCACGACAACCCCTTGTTTGATGGTATGGAACACGATCGATAAAGGGGTCTACAAACTCCctcaaaaaagaagaagaaggggtcTACAAGCTAAATAGGTCTGGCATCGTTTTATCAAAACCAAACTGTTAGGAATTTCTGGTTTGAGGATTACTGGCTAGACACAGAAATTTGTAAAACACAACTCGTATGCTTTCCTTATAAGGTAATGAACCATGAGATGTTCTAAGTAGCTAGAACGGTGTGCTTTGCCTTTCTCAAGCAGGATTCATTCATGTAAGTTTTTGGCGCAATTTGTTGACCCAATTGGGTG contains:
- the LOC125537012 gene encoding BTB/POZ and MATH domain-containing protein 2-like; protein product: MGVGCYIESSWFTVGGHYWCLHYYPDGSTEDGKDDIVVALELMELDQKAFKARVSFTISLFHCTTKRFSLSLSVALSANLPNPDYFVTHNINRGEMEASGYVVDDRLTIKCALTVIKEPYVIEEEAHVEEEAPPSEIMDQLGKLLEAKEGVDVTLEVQGVKFPAHKLVLAMRSPVFKAMLYGPMMEKDSSRIAINNMQPDVFKFLLHFIYNNSLPAVMGDDLLDEDNKREVTRHLLVAADHYGMERLKLMCESILCKDLNAESLATTLALASQHSCSRLQDACIRFIASSSTKIDDVVASKGYNRLKRTCPDTVTEMWEKASRLCKT